The Erinaceus europaeus chromosome 17, mEriEur2.1, whole genome shotgun sequence nucleotide sequence AAAGAGCAGTGATCATTTTACTCCATAATGAGCATTGTGACAAAGAACTTACTTAGACATTTCAAATAAATATCAATGTGTTGAGGCAATTACCTAATGACATCAGGATAACTGTTGACTGGTATTTCAATAAACATATGTTGCTGCTTTGTGAGTTCCCAGGTATGTGTAGAATGGTTACAGGGATGGAAAGCTTTTTATTTGTGTCTTCAAGTTTTTCAGAgcctacaaaagggaaaacaagaaaTAATTATGATGTATAACCATTGCTATAATAAGGATTTCTAAAAATGCAACCAGGGGCACAAAGGAGAGAGCAGTTAATTATACTCAAAGTATGGAAATGGTCACAAAAAGCTTTCCAAGGAAGTTGGCGTTAGAGCTGAGATTAAAGGTGTGTGATATGGTTTACTTGCATTTCACTTAAGCATTTAatggattctttcttttttttttttatttatttatatattttttttatttaaatttttaatttaagaaaggattagtgaacaaaagcataaggtaggaggggtacaactccacacaattcccaccacccaatccccataacccaccctctcccatgatagccttcccattctctagccctctgggagcatggacccagggtcgttgagggttgcagaaggtagagggtctggcttctgtaattgcttccccgctgaacatgggcgttgactggtcggtccatactcccagtctgcctctctctttccctagtaaggtgtgtctctggggaagctgagctccaggacacattggtggggtcttcaatccagggaagcctagccagcatcctggtggcatctggaacctggtgattgaaaagagagttaacatacgaagccaaacaatttgttgagcaatcatggatcccaagcttggaatagtggagaggaagtgttagggaggtactcactgcaaactctagtgtagtcctgctttcaggtatatattttgcagtagtttatggatacgtgtgcgcatacgctctctctcacagaaactggtgtatgtctaggttatgggactttgttagaaagtgaactacctgagatgaaattagagtgtactataaaaggaaaggtctcacccgagtaatgaagctgaagggttgtcattccacacgtgaagtctctggatacattctgaggtgaagcatgttgagatggcaatcgttgctttggttaggttgtgattgacggatgcaatattatttggtatggattgggagaagcatacgggaaagtgagccctatccatgggtgccaggtaATGGATTCTTTCATAAGCTCTGTTACCAAGTAAGAgatacatttctctctgtgttcagAGATACATTTCAAATGATAGTACCTATAATTGTGTTCGTTTAAACTTAACTATGTCTGAAATTATTTAGAATcactagcagaaaaaaaaaagattttctattGCCTAAATGTGTAGGCTGAAAATAGGTTTCAATCTATCTTGGGATGTGGTTTAAGTGATATGTTATAGAGCCTTGGCTCTTTCCTAAGAACATTTTGATTAAATACCTGAGGGGAGAGGATATCTATGGTACACTGAGTGATGCAGACTAttacaataaagatttttttaatatcctTAGAGCAAAACatgcaaaataaaatatgttttgggAGATGAAACCTAAGTGCCaccggcacacacacacacacacacacacacacacacacacacacacactctcatactcAGAAGTCTTAACTATATAGGCTTAACTAGAAATCCAATAGCTTTGTCAAGCTATTTAAATGGAATTTAGTGCTCAGTAGGTATGCAAGACTCAGTGGTACTATTACCTAAAGACTCTTGTCTGGAACTTTGGGGACCCAAGTGATTTACATGATTACCATCCTGCCAATGGCAAACTATGTAATGGCCACTACTCTCTTTTTATTGGTTAGTTACACAATACATCAAAGGAATTCCAAAACAGCGAACATCAGTCAGCAAAAGGCATTATAGTTCATTAACAATGGGAACAAGCTAGATAGAGAAGGGACATCTGCAGAAGGGCTGTGACAAAGATGAGATAGATAAAGACTAGCAAGGCCATGGATTCTCTTCTAACTAGCATACTGCATCTGAAGGTTTATTCTAACTAGCACCCCTAATGGGAATTTAGCAGATATGTGACTGTGAGGGCCAACAAGCCACATACCTCCTCATTCACTTCATATGCTTGTCATGCTCCAACACAGAGCTCTGGATCCATCAACATCTTTTAGTATCTGAGAAATTACAGAAGTTGTCAGCCCTGCAGAGTAGTAATTAGGCCATGGGTTATATAGAACTGAGGCAAGCATAAGCCTAGAAAGCTAAGACATACATTCCCAACAAATGGTGAATTAATAGATTTATACTTACAGCATTAACTCATAATATAAGTAGATGCATAGAAACAATAATTATGAGTGTTCTCATAGAGGTTTATGCAAAGTATTTAAAGACTATTAAGAATAATTCTTTGCGTAATTGAATTGGTCTGTACATGCATGAAAATTTTGAATTGCATATtacttaaaaattaagaaataaattgggggcaggcagtggtgtacctcgtTAAGCatgcacactgcagtgcacaaggacccaggttcaaggccctggtccccacctgcaggggagaagcttcacaagtggtgaagcagggctgcaggagtcgcTTTGTCTCCCTCCTTAtcacctctctcctctcagtctctatccaataacaaataaactttaaaaaattaagaaataagtcAATCATAGATGCTTATGAAaggatttattctattttttgttttatttataaaatggaaatatcgacaaaaccataggataagaggggtacaattccacaaggttcccaccactggagttctgtatcccatcccccccccccttgaaagcttccctatccattatccttctgggagtatggacccaggatcattatggggtgcagaaggtcgaaggtctggcttctgtaattgcttccccactgaacatgagtgttggcaggtcaatccatactcccaacctgtctctctctttccctagtggggcaggggtctggggaggtggggctgtagtatacacattggtggggtcatctgcccagggaagtcagattggcatcatggtagcatctggaacctgatggctgaaaaagagttaagatataaagcagaacaaattgttgactaatcatgaacctaaaggcaagaatattgcagatgaagatttgggggtctccattttggagctagtaggtctattttagatatattccaagggacccatgactttactagtttttgcctgagtctgacagctaacaggcaggtggacccaagatatTGTCAGGGAAGATAATGTCATAgttggatggggtttacagttaacaatatttatatactttccccgtatttgagagctactctcttccctgatccagcattctagtccttcttccaacTATGGAAGGATTTATAACTAACATATCTAGATTCACTCTGTGGTCTGACCCTGTCTTGAGTCTTTGTCTTCTTTGATCATACAAAGTCACCTGGAGAATATTTATTCCAGGGGTCAAAATTTACTAGTTTCTATATGATATGTCATCATATGTTAAAACTACAGCAGTTTGAGttttttgtaatatttgtttatttattcccttttgttgcccttgttttattgttgtagttattattgttgttactgatgtcatttttgttggataggacagagagaaatggatagaggaggggaagacagagggggagagaaagacagagggggagaaaagatagagaaagaaagcaactgcagacctgcttcacctcttgtgaagtgactcctctgcaggtggggagccaggggctcgaacctggatccttacgccagtccttgtgctttacgccatgcgTGCTTATCCCGCcatgctaccgtccgactccaaCAGCCTGAGTTTAAAATGAAAATTGTTCCAATATACTGAAGAGTTCCAAGTCCAGACTGTTCTGTTCCACATTAAGACATACTGCTCTCTCCCTCAGGGATCACTGACAACTGTTGACACAATTTCCTTCATTCGTTTCTTCCTACCCTTTGGACTTGCAGAAAACACATCTTGGCTTAACTTACTCATTGTGCCTGAACAGAACTTTCTTCAGAATGGCTTGACTTGGAGTCTTTCTTTTACCACCAGTGCCTACTAAACAGAGACAGTGTACTAGCACCAAGGTGAAGCTGTGTGTTTAACTTGATGTGGTGTTCACTGAGTGTGGGGGAAGTACTGCTTTTAAAAACTGAGAACTCAGTAGAaactcttgtttgtttttgcacttGAGAAAGTATAGTTTTTTGAACCTCAACAATTACAAGGACAAAAATACATAATGACATCACAGGAGGTTCTGTTTCCAAGGGTATGATGCGGTCTAAATAACACATGGACACATCTACACTATGAAATCCTGGGCAGAAGAATGATGTGGGGAAACTGGACAGTTGTCAGTGAGTTTGTTCTCGTGAGCTTCTCAACTTTGTCTTCTGAACTACaagttctcctttttttcctttttttgaccaTTTACTTGATTACCCTCATGGGCAATGTCCTCATTATCTTAGTCACTACAGCTGATTCTGCCCTACAAAGCCCTATGTATTTTTTCCTCAGGAACCTGTCCTTCCTTGAGATAGGTTTCAACCTGGTCATTGTGCCTAAGATGCTAGGAACTCTGATTATTCGAGATACCACCATATCCTTCCTTGGCTGTGCCACTCAgatgtatttcttcttcttctttggggCTGCAGAGTGCTGCCTTCTGGCCACAATGGcatatgaccgctatgtggccatctgcgaCCCTTTGCGCTACCCAGTCATCATGGACCACAGGGCCTGTGCCCAGTTAGCAGCTGCCTCTTGGGCCTCGGGGTTTCCAGTGGCCACTGTGCAAACCACATGGATTTTTAGCTTCCCATTCTGTGGTCCCAACAGAGTGAATCACTTCTTCTGTGACAGCCCCCCTGTCATTGCACTGGTCTGTGCTGATACCTCCTTGTTTGAACTAGAGGCTCTGACAGCCACAGTCCTATTCATCCTCTTCCCTTTTTTGCTAATCCTGGGGTCGTATGTCCGCATTCTCTCCACCATCTTCAGGATGCCATCAGCTGAAGGAAAACGCAAGGCCTTCTCCACCTGTTCTTCACACCTGCTAGTTGTCTCCT carries:
- the LOC103117634 gene encoding olfactory receptor 10A4; amino-acid sequence: MMWGNWTVVSEFVLVSFSTLSSELQVLLFFLFLTIYLITLMGNVLIILVTTADSALQSPMYFFLRNLSFLEIGFNLVIVPKMLGTLIIRDTTISFLGCATQMYFFFFFGAAECCLLATMAYDRYVAICDPLRYPVIMDHRACAQLAAASWASGFPVATVQTTWIFSFPFCGPNRVNHFFCDSPPVIALVCADTSLFELEALTATVLFILFPFLLILGSYVRILSTIFRMPSAEGKRKAFSTCSSHLLVVSLFYSTAILTYFRPRSSTSPEGKKLLSLSYTVVTPMLNPIIYSLRNSEVKAALKRVIRKALHPQKP